TTAAAAAAATGTTTAGTTTAAAAATGAGAGCTTCAAGAAATGGAAATCATGTTTCGGGTGCAGAACGGTTAGTTAATGAAGAAAAAATTGAAAAAATTTCTTCAGAGCTGATAAAACGTGCAATGAGTCATGAAAATGGAGTTCCAGATTTCATAAATTTAAAGATAGAAAAAGTTACTGAAAAAATAAATAAGTTAAAGCATCTCGAAATAAAAACAGTTCATTCAACTTCAAAAGAGAATTCCAGAAATATTGCAAGGAATCTTTTGAAAAATGAACTGGAAAAATATTATTTAAAGAATGGAAAAGATATTGAAAAAATCGATGAATTGATTGATTTTGCATTTAAAATAATTGATGCAGGAAATATGCGTGGAGCCGCAATTTTAGATTTGGATGGAAATCGACTTGAAAATATTTTAGAACGAGGAATTCGCGTAAAAAATATTGATACAACAGAAGAATTATCTGAAAAAATTTTAAAAGATAGTTCGTTAACTGAAAGAACTGTTGATGCAATCGCAATCGCAACAAAAGTTGTAAACTGCGGTGTAATTTCAGAACTTTGCACGTCTGACAACTTTTCATATACGACTGGTTATGTTGCAACTAAAGACGGATACTTTAGAATTTTAAATCTTAAGGATAAAGGGCAGGTGGGTGGACGAGTATTTTTTGTTGAAAATTCAAAAATCGATGAATTATATGATAAGCTTGAAAACATGCCGGTTACTGTTTACTAGGTGTCTTTATGTTTAGAGAAAACTTAAAAAATGAGATTGATTCAATAAAAAATCAAAAACTCTATAGAAAATTAAAAGGGGAAAAAGGTATTGAATTAAACTTCTCTACAAACGATTATTTGGGACTTTCGAAAAATAATGACGTAATTAACGATTATAACGAAGGTTTGAAATACGGTGCAGGGGCAACAGGTTCAAGACTAACATCTGGAAACTTAAACCACGAGAAACTCGAAGAAACAATTTCTGAATTTAAAGGAACTGAAAAGTCACTGGTTTATTCTTCGGGTTATAGTGCAAACTTGGGGGTCATAAGTGCGCTCTGCAAAAAAGGAGATTTAATATTAAGCGATGAATTAAACCACGCATCAATAGTCGATGGAATAAGGCTTTCAGGAGCCGACAAAAAAATTTATTCTCACAATAATACTTTCAATTTAATTGAAATTCTGGAAGAAAACAAAAATTACGAGAATAAATTTATTGTAACCGATGCAGTATTCAGTATGGGTGGAGATATTGCACCAGTAGATGAATTAAAAAAAATAGCAGACGAATATAACGCAGTTTTGATATTGGATGATGCACACGGAACCGGTGTTTTGGGAAATGGGAAAGGAACACTTCAACATTTTAAAATAAAACCAAATGACAATATTATTCAAATTGGAACCCTTTCAAAGGCGATCGGAACTGTTGGGGGATTTGTAACAGGTATTGAAGAATTAAGTGATTATTTAATAAATACTTCAAGAAGTTTTATTTATTCAACAGCACTTCCTCCAGCAGTAATCTCTGCAAGTATTAAATCTTTTAAATTGATAAAATCTGGCGAATTAACTGATAAACTATCTAAAAATATTGATATTGCAAACAAAATCTTTAAATCAGCAGGATTTATCGAGGAAGAACAGATTACTCCGATATATCCATTTTTATTCGGGGAAAAATCGATAAAAATTTCAGAAGAACTTTTAAATTATAAGATATTTTGTGTCGGAATTCGCTATCCAACTGTCAAAAAAGGTTCCGAGCGAATAAGAGTAAGCATAACTGCAGAAAATAAAAAGGAAGATTTTGAATATCTATGCGAAAGCATTTCAAAAATAAACAATGGGTGATTTAAACGCTATTTGTAACGGGAACTGACACGGGAGTTGGTAAAACATACGTTTCGGTAATTTTGGGAAAAATTTTGAAAGAAAAAGGCGTAAATGTTGGATATATGAAGCCTATTGAATCAGGGGGGGTGGAAGATACACTTTACGCTAAAAAAGAACTTGGTCTTTCCGAAAATATTGAAACATTAAATCCAATAAATTTGAAAAATCCGCTATCCCCAAATATCGCAGCAGAAGTCGAAGATTTTGAAATAGATATTGGAAAAATAAAAGAGTCTTTTCAAAAATTAAAAGAAAATCACGATTATTTAATTGTTGAAGGAGCAGGTGGGGTATGCGTTCCAATATTAACGGATTATTTAATGGCTGACATGATAAAAGATTTAAAGTTACCTTGCGTTTTAGTTTCAAGACCGGATCTTGGAACAATCAACCACACGATACTGTCAGTTGAATATTTGCGAAAAAAAGGAATCACTGTAAAAGGTATAATCATAAACTGCATAAATGAATTAGAAGATGTTCCGTACTACGAAAAAACATTTAAAACAATTGAAGAGTTTGGAAACATCGAAATAATTGGTTTTGTAAAAAATAAGGATGATTATTCGATAAAAATTGAAAAATTGTTTTAAATACTATTATTTAATTATTTTTTTATAAGTTCTAATTTCTGCCTTATTTCGTAAATCTTGACAATCAGTAATTCTTTATCTCCATCGGAAATCTCTTTTTCAGAAACTTCAGATATCAGCTTTTCTTTTCTAAAATCGATTAAATTCAAAATTGAATCAAGTTCGAAATCATTTTTAGTTTCTTCGACTATTTTTTTCCACTTTTTTCCAATTTCATCTATTTTAGATTCGATTCCCAATTTTTCGGTTCCATTGATTATATTTAATTGTCTTTTGAGATCATTTACGTTGGATTGTTCGTTGGGCGTCATTTTAAAACCTTGCAACAGGTTATATAATGCAAATTATTATAATCAAAATTGCACTAGATTATATTTATTATTTACTCGGTGATAATTTGGATAGTATTTTAATTGCAGAGGCATTTTCCAGTTCTTTTTTTTATACCGTAAGGATTTCTGCAGTAGTACTTTTAACAATTTATATTGTGAATTATTTTGTAAATAATGGACTTTTAGAAAAAATTTCAAGTTATACATATCCCATAACGCAAAAACTTAATTTAAACAGTTTTTTAGTTTCTTCAATACTGGTTTCATTTTTCAGTCCGACTGTGGGGTATACAATGCTTGCAGATGGAATTGCTGAAAAAGAATTAACTGAAACAGAAGTTTTGGCCGGAACATTAGCAAATTCATTTCCTGCGGTACTATCACACGTTTTAACGTACTATATTCCTGTGGTTATACCAATTTTAGGATATACTGGAATAATTTATGTAATTTTAAGACTTTCAATTGCATTTACAAAAAGTATTTTGGGACTCTTTGTTCTTTTGATGATTTCAAGAAAAAGTGAAAAGAAAATACAAACTCAAATTAATAATAAAAATAATAAAAAGAGTCCCTTTGAAAAAACATTTAAATTTGCAAGAAGATTTGTTCCAGTAATGTTTGTTTCGATGTTTTTGGTTTTGTATCTGTCAAAAACAGGATTTTTTAATATATTTTCCACAATTGTAATGCCTGTAACGAATATTTTTAATTTAAATCCAAATACTGGAATTTTAGCAATAACTGAGATAATAAATGTCTCAGCTGCAATGGTAATGGCAGGAACGTTCTTAAACGAAGGTTCACTAAGTGCAAATGAGGTTTTAATTGGACTCATATTTGGAAATATTGTGGCTTTTTCTACGAGGTCAGTAAAACATTCAATTCCACTTCATTTTTCACTATTCGGTTCGAAAAGAGGTACCAAAATAATACTTTTAAATTCGAGTGTTACAATAATCTTAGACATTCTGATAATCGGACTTTTAATTATGTTTTAGGTGTTTTCATGAATTTAGATGATTTTAAGTATATCGATTCCCACTGCCACGTTGAAGATAAGTCACTCAATAAATTTCGTGAAGATATTGTAAAAAGGGCGTTTGACGAAAAAGTGCAGATGGTAACGAGCGGTACGAATTTAGGTGGCTGCAGAAGAGCAGTTGAATTAAAAGATAAATATGGAATTTACATAACTCTTGGTTATCACCCGGGAAGAGTAAATGCCGAAGATAACGCAATTGATAAAGTTTATAGATTTATTCAATCAAAAGAAAAGGATATTTTGGCAGTTGGGGAAATCGGGCTTGATTTTGATGCAGGAAATACTGAAAGACAGGAAAGTATATTTAAAAAGTTTATAAAACTCGCAGAAGAATTAAATAAACCTGTAGTAATTCATGCAAGGGGTATGGAAGAGCGTTCCTACGAAATTTTAAGAAATGATTCAGTTTCAATGTACCACTGTTACAGCGGTTCACTGGAACTTGCAAAAGGGCTGATCGAAAACGGCAATTTTATTTCATATTCTACATTAGTATGCTTTTCAGATCATCATAAAAATCTTGTTAAAAATCTCAGTCTTGAAAATATTGTGGTGGAAACAGATAGTCCTTATATTTCACCGATAAAAGGTGAAAAAAATGAACCAAGAAATGTAATAAAGGTCATTGAAACGATATGGGAATTAAAAAAGGACGAATATTCCTTAGACGAAATCACTAAAATTATATACAATAACACAAAGAGGTTATACCATATCTGAGGGTGATATAATGGTAAAATTCACTGCAAAATTGATATCGATTATAACTGTGGAAGAAGCACTGAATTCAGAAGTTTCGGGAACTGTTCGGGTCAGGGCTTCTCACGATAATAGGGAACTTGATCCCAATCAAAATGTGGCAATACTTAATATTGAAGGAACTACCAGCTACCAGGCTTACTTTGTAGATCCTGATACAGATATTGAAAAAATAAAGGCAGACCTAGAAAAATACGGTGCAGTATTGAACCACAATTCAGAAGAAATAATTAAAAAATATGTCGAGAGGATGAATGATGAAGGATGCCAAGGGGATTGATAAACAGTGGGTAATATTAAATGAACTGGCATCAAAAGTTTCTAAAATTCGGCCACTTCCTGAAGACGTTTATTCAAAACTCCGGATTGCAAATAATATAATTACTTACTATTTACTTGACGAACACGCAGATTTTGAAGTTTTAAGAGACGCTGAAAAGGAAATATCGAAAATACAGGTGATCTTGTTTGGATTAGCTGACCCTGATACTTCAAAAGAATATTTGATCAAAATGGGTCAGGCATTAAGGAATGAGATTGATCTTGAATTTCCATTGAAACAGACTTCATTTAATACCGAAGTTAAAAGAAAGAAAGATTCTGAAACAATAAGAATAAATATGCCTGTAGAAGTTCATATTGAAGTTCTTGGGGAACTTAGCGAGCATAACGGAGTAATATTTGAATTAAGTCAGGAAGACGAGAAAAAAGTTCTTATCGAAGGCGTAAAAGAAAAAATAACTACTACATTGAAAGATTTTTCTGTAATATGGAAATTTACGGATAATTAACTTTTTTATTTTTTTATAAACTATAATTTGTAAATTTAAATTTTAGAATATTATTTTACAAAAATAAAAAGAGAACAAATTAATTAAATTAATTTGTTTAATGGGTGTTCTGCAACAGTTGCAGTTCCCATTTCTTTTGCGGTTTCTGCGATGATCATATCGGTCATTGCAACTGCAGGGAATGCGAGTTCAGCATTGTCGATTGGACCGTATAAAACGTAGTCACCTGAAGCCATTGTTTGTACAATGTTTGCACCAATGTCACATACGTGGTGTACGTCTTTTGAGATCTGATCTTTGCCTTCTTCTCTTAATCCTTTTCTGAATTCTCTAAGCCAGTCCCATGCGGAAGGTACGTTGTGAATACCACTTCCTACGGGTAAACCGAGTTTTGCTTTAACAGCGAATGATGCTCTAACAGCGTGACCTGCACCGTTACCCATTGGGGTTACTGCAACGTCGATGAGTGGGTATTTAATACCTGCTTTTTCTGCAAGTTCTAACATACCGATGTCTTTTGTTTTACCACCATCGTTTAATACGTTCAATTTACCTCCAACGGATGGATCCATTGGGTCGAAACATAAAACGATTGAAGCTTCAACATCACTGTTTGTTAAGTTTTCAATTTCTTCATCTTCTGCAGCAACGTTAATTGAGTTGTAAACACACTGTTTTGCGTATCCTGCTTCTGTAGCTCTGTTTGCAGCGGCCATTCTTGCTTTACCGGATGTTGAATCGAGTAACATTGGACCGTCCCATACTTCGGAAACGAAATCAATGTAGTTAACTAAAGCTTCTTCTGTACCGCCGAAAACTTGCACGAATGCTGAGTTTCCTGTAATGTCTTGCATTTCAGCTTGTTTGTTAATTAAAGCTTCAGCAGCTTTTTTATCGAAGATACCTTTTTTAGCATCTTCTACAATTTTGTGTCTTGCGTAGAAAATTGTACCGGATAATGCGGTAGGGTATTCTCCTGGTTGTCCACCGAATTTTGCACCAGCGAACTCAATGACCATTTGTTCTTTGTCAAATCTAAACATTATTCCACCTCTGTTTAGGCTCTCTTATTTTATTAAGTCAAATAATGGTAAAACGGTTCCTAGAACATATACGAATATAAATCCTATTGCGAGTCCGTATGCAATACCTACGTCTCTTCCTGCCTTTTTACCGGTTCTCTGGATTATTTCAGCGTTGGTATTTTCAACTGTATTTTCGATTTCATCGAGTTTTGCTTGAAGTTTTTTGTAGTCTTTTGTTGGTGTGACTACTGTTGGAATTTCAGACATTTACTCACCCCATTAAGAATTTTAAAGCTATTGGGACTGCAATTAATGCGATAGCAAATACTGAACCGTACATTAATCCTGTGACAGTTTCAGTCTGAACACCGGAAGCTAATCCGAGGTCTCTTGTCATCAATCCTACTTTGTAATCCAATGCTTCGTTTAATGATTTTATTGATTCAATGTCTGGCTCTGCTACAGTAGGGATACCTTCAATCATGAGGCCTCCTTCTTCGTCACCAGCAGCAGCTGCGCCACCTTCTAATTCAATGACCATTGGATCTTCTTCAAATGCTCCAGGGTCTTTTGAAATACAGTTTTTGATTGCGTCTGCAATTTTACCCTTGTCTTCAACATCAATTAAATCAATGCATTCAACAACTTGGGTTTGGAGTCTTCCAACTGGTTCTTTTCCTACGTTTTCCATGAATGGAATAGCTCCTTTAGCTCCGATGATACCACCATCGTCACCAATTCCGTTTTCGTATAATGCTTTGATACATTGTCCAGTAATGTGTCCTTGAACTTCTGATCCAGCAATTACCATAAATCTGATGTTTGGGTTTGAAATGTAGTTTGCAACAACTTTTTCAATTCCTAAGTTTTCTGTGTGGCATGGCCCTGAGATAGCTGCACCAGCGTCAATTGCAGCCTGGTCCAAACCGTGGGAACCGAGTGTAATTACTGCAACACAGCTTTCAGGGTTACCCACTACATATTCACCGTTAGCAACAGGCCATCCTGCTGCTGGGGCTTTTTTATCTGCCATTGTTTGCACCTCCTCCTTAGAGTAATGAGAATACCAATATTGAAAGGAACAAGCCTATTGCAATACCTTGGATTTTTCCGTTGTAGTATCCTGAATTAAATTTAGCAATCATTGCAGCTTCATTCATTTTTTCGGAGACGATTCTCATTCTAGCTTCTAACAATGCCATTTCTGGTGAGGTAGGTTTTATTGAAGTTGATTCGTCACCAGCAGCAGCTGCGCCACCTTCTAATTCAATGACCATTGGATCTTCTTCAAATGCTCCAGGGTCTTTTGAAATACAGTTTTTGATTGCGTCTGCAATTTTACCCTTGTCTTCAACATCAATTAAATCAATGCATTCAACAACTTGGGTTTGGAGTCTTCCAACTGGTTCTTTTCCTACGTTTTCCATGAATGGAATAGCTCCTTTAGCTCCGATGATACCACCATCGTCACCAATTCCGTTTTCGTATAATGCTTTGATACATTGTCCAGTAATGTGTCCTTGAACTTCTGATCCAGCAATTACCATAAATCTGATGTTTGGGTTTGAAATGTAGTTTGCAACAACTTTTTCAATTCCTAAGTTTTCTGTGTGGCATGGCCCTGAGATAGCTGCACCAGCGTCAATTGCAGCCTGGTCCAAACCGTGGGAACCGAGTGTAATTACTGCAACACAGCTTTCAGGGTTACCCACTACATATTCACCGTTAGCAACAGGCCATCCTGCTGCTGGGGCTTTTTTATCTGCCATTGTCTGCACCTCCTATTCAGATTACAACCCTATTAAGCTTAAATTCATTTTAACAGCCAATATAGTTACAAGCACAAGAATTGCCATTGTTACCCAGAAACCAAAGAACATTCCTTGGAACATACCTGCAAGTTTGTAGGTTCCTTCTCTTCCAGCGTATGCTTTCATAGGTGAGTTTCTTGGATCGAGTGAGTTTTCTAATGCTTTTGCATATTGTGCTAATCTGTTTATTTCGTCTTCAACAGGGTGTAAATCTACAACGAGAATGTCTTTTCTCATTTCGGCTATTAAACCTGAGTCTATGTCCATTGCAATTTGAATTTCAGGACATACTTTGACGATATCCATCTATACCACCTTACTCTTTCTTAGGCAATTCTGGTACATATTTAACTTCGCAAGCATCAGCAAGTGATGTTTTTACGAATGTTCCGTAAGCGATGAACCAGAAGATTGCAGCTACTGCTGTTGAAACTATGTCTAATTTTGCAATTGCGAATACCAACCATGCCATAAATCCACATGCAACTGCAAGAGTCATTGTTCTCTTGTGGCTC
This Methanococcus maripaludis C5 DNA region includes the following protein-coding sequences:
- a CDS encoding aminotransferase class I/II-fold pyridoxal phosphate-dependent enzyme, translated to MFRENLKNEIDSIKNQKLYRKLKGEKGIELNFSTNDYLGLSKNNDVINDYNEGLKYGAGATGSRLTSGNLNHEKLEETISEFKGTEKSLVYSSGYSANLGVISALCKKGDLILSDELNHASIVDGIRLSGADKKIYSHNNTFNLIEILEENKNYENKFIVTDAVFSMGGDIAPVDELKKIADEYNAVLILDDAHGTGVLGNGKGTLQHFKIKPNDNIIQIGTLSKAIGTVGGFVTGIEELSDYLINTSRSFIYSTALPPAVISASIKSFKLIKSGELTDKLSKNIDIANKIFKSAGFIEEEQITPIYPFLFGEKSIKISEELLNYKIFCVGIRYPTVKKGSERIRVSITAENKKEDFEYLCESISKINNG
- the mtrA gene encoding tetrahydromethanopterin S-methyltransferase subunit A, translated to MADKKAPAAGWPVANGEYVVGNPESCVAVITLGSHGLDQAAIDAGAAISGPCHTENLGIEKVVANYISNPNIRFMVIAGSEVQGHITGQCIKALYENGIGDDGGIIGAKGAIPFMENVGKEPVGRLQTQVVECIDLIDVEDKGKIADAIKNCISKDPGAFEEDPMVIELEGGAAAAGDEEGGLMIEGIPTVAEPDIESIKSLNEALDYKVGLMTRDLGLASGVQTETVTGLMYGSVFAIALIAVPIALKFLMG
- a CDS encoding 6-carboxyhexanoate--CoA ligase encodes the protein MFSLKMRASRNGNHVSGAERLVNEEKIEKISSELIKRAMSHENGVPDFINLKIEKVTEKINKLKHLEIKTVHSTSKENSRNIARNLLKNELEKYYLKNGKDIEKIDELIDFAFKIIDAGNMRGAAILDLDGNRLENILERGIRVKNIDTTEELSEKILKDSSLTERTVDAIAIATKVVNCGVISELCTSDNFSYTTGYVATKDGYFRILNLKDKGQVGGRVFFVENSKIDELYDKLENMPVTVY
- a CDS encoding DUF749 domain-containing protein, which produces MVKFTAKLISIITVEEALNSEVSGTVRVRASHDNRELDPNQNVAILNIEGTTSYQAYFVDPDTDIEKIKADLEKYGAVLNHNSEEIIKKYVERMNDEGCQGD
- the mtrH gene encoding tetrahydromethanopterin S-methyltransferase subunit H, with translation MFRFDKEQMVIEFAGAKFGGQPGEYPTALSGTIFYARHKIVEDAKKGIFDKKAAEALINKQAEMQDITGNSAFVQVFGGTEEALVNYIDFVSEVWDGPMLLDSTSGKARMAAANRATEAGYAKQCVYNSINVAAEDEEIENLTNSDVEASIVLCFDPMDPSVGGKLNVLNDGGKTKDIGMLELAEKAGIKYPLIDVAVTPMGNGAGHAVRASFAVKAKLGLPVGSGIHNVPSAWDWLREFRKGLREEGKDQISKDVHHVCDIGANIVQTMASGDYVLYGPIDNAELAFPAVAMTDMIIAETAKEMGTATVAEHPLNKLI
- a CDS encoding YchF/TatD family DNA exonuclease; its protein translation is MNLDDFKYIDSHCHVEDKSLNKFREDIVKRAFDEKVQMVTSGTNLGGCRRAVELKDKYGIYITLGYHPGRVNAEDNAIDKVYRFIQSKEKDILAVGEIGLDFDAGNTERQESIFKKFIKLAEELNKPVVIHARGMEERSYEILRNDSVSMYHCYSGSLELAKGLIENGNFISYSTLVCFSDHHKNLVKNLSLENIVVETDSPYISPIKGEKNEPRNVIKVIETIWELKKDEYSLDEITKIIYNNTKRLYHI
- a CDS encoding tetrahydromethanopterin S-methyltransferase subunit B; its protein translation is MDIVKVCPEIQIAMDIDSGLIAEMRKDILVVDLHPVEDEINRLAQYAKALENSLDPRNSPMKAYAGREGTYKLAGMFQGMFFGFWVTMAILVLVTILAVKMNLSLIGL
- the mtrA gene encoding tetrahydromethanopterin S-methyltransferase subunit A, with the translated sequence MADKKAPAAGWPVANGEYVVGNPESCVAVITLGSHGLDQAAIDAGAAISGPCHTENLGIEKVVANYISNPNIRFMVIAGSEVQGHITGQCIKALYENGIGDDGGIIGAKGAIPFMENVGKEPVGRLQTQVVECIDLIDVEDKGKIADAIKNCISKDPGAFEEDPMVIELEGGAAAAGDESTSIKPTSPEMALLEARMRIVSEKMNEAAMIAKFNSGYYNGKIQGIAIGLFLSILVFSLL
- the mtrG gene encoding tetrahydromethanopterin S-methyltransferase subunit MtrG, giving the protein MSEIPTVVTPTKDYKKLQAKLDEIENTVENTNAEIIQRTGKKAGRDVGIAYGLAIGFIFVYVLGTVLPLFDLIK
- a CDS encoding DUF2096 family protein, translating into MMKDAKGIDKQWVILNELASKVSKIRPLPEDVYSKLRIANNIITYYLLDEHADFEVLRDAEKEISKIQVILFGLADPDTSKEYLIKMGQALRNEIDLEFPLKQTSFNTEVKRKKDSETIRINMPVEVHIEVLGELSEHNGVIFELSQEDEKKVLIEGVKEKITTTLKDFSVIWKFTDN